The following proteins come from a genomic window of Nicotiana tomentosiformis chromosome 12, ASM39032v3, whole genome shotgun sequence:
- the LOC104098881 gene encoding uncharacterized protein produces the protein MRDVLGITNELNTSLQKNKQDIANAILLVEVAKKRLQKLREGECDSLIDKVSAFCVKYNILIPNFDDFYVNSGRSRRKVVDYTILHHYHVDIFFKIIDWQVQELNARFNEVTTNLLVGVACLNPVDSFFSFDINKILMMAELYPDDFDENIMVTLKNQHETYIVNIRDVDERFSNLQGLVDLSETLVKTKKHLNYPFVFRLVKFAFLLPIATATVERTFSAMKLIKSELRNRMSDEFMSGCLVPYVERKIFNIISDETIMNTFQEMKTRRGQL, from the coding sequence ATGAGAGATGTTTTGGGGATCACAAATGAGCTTAATACATCCTTACAAAAAAATAAGCAAGATATTGCAAATGCTATTCTACTTGTTGAAGTGGCAAAGAAACGGTTGCAAAAGCTAAGAGAAGGAGAATGTGATTCACTTATTGATAAGGTGTCTGCATTTTGTGTCAAGTATAATATTTTGATACCAAACTTTGATGACTTCTATGTTAACTCCGGAAGATCTCGACGTAAAGTTGTTGATTATACTATTTTACATCACTAtcatgttgatatattttttAAGATTATTGATTGGCAAGTTCAAGAACTCAATGCTCGTTTTAATGAGGTGACAACGAACTTGCTTGTTGGAGTAGCTTGCTTAAATCCAGTTGATTCATTTTTCAGTTTTGACATAAACAAGATATTGATGATGGCTGAATTGTATCCTGACGATTTTGATGAGAATATAATGGTTACGCTCAAGAATCAACATGAAACTTATATTGTTAATATTCGTGATGTTGATGAAAGGTTCTCAAATCTACAAGGACTTGTTGATCTTTCTGAAACACTAGTTAAGACAAAGAAGCATTTGAATTATCCATTTGTGTTTCGCCTTGTGAAATTTGCTTTTCTTCTACCAATTGCCACTGCTACAGTTGAAAGAACTTTCTCGGCGATGAAGTTGATCAAGAGTGAATTGCGAAATCGAATGAGTGACGAATTCATGAGCGGTTGTTTGGTACCTTAtgtagaaagaaaaatatttaacatCATTTCTGATGAGACTATTATGAATACGTTTCAGGAAATGAAAACTCGTAGAGGACAGttgtaa
- the LOC138903308 gene encoding uncharacterized protein, producing MLKQLYVNIPFTEVLTQIPTYAKFLKEILSSKRKLEEITVVKLNIQYNAILQNKILQKCGDLGSFTIPCSLGSDKFGKALCDSGASINLMPLSVFKKLEGEIGMIKSIPVSLQLADQATILPEGIIEDILVRVEKFVFPIDFIVVDMEVNKEANPNLGRPFLCTSRAILDIYEGQLILRVGNEKVVFQMKRMMKYPSDKAFAYSCFKLDVVGELAEKYKFDKLMKDTLERCITQSSTMEDENPELKKEVEALETEDQVVDEEELKEEVVKPNVELKVFPTYLKYTFLKTNNFFVIISADLTGTQEQKLVELLKKHKKAIGWSITDIQGISPAICMHKILLKENSKPVVQPQCKLNKNLEELVHKKIIIFLDAGVIFPIFDSQWISPV from the coding sequence atgcTCAAGCAACTTTATGTGAACATTCCCTTCACAGAGGTACTCACTCAGATTCCTActtatgcaaagttcttgaaAGAAATCTTGTCTAGCAAGAGAAAATTAGAGGAGATAACAGTGGTCAAGCTAAATATCCAGTACAATGCCATATTGCAAAACAAAATTCTCCAAAAGTGTGGGGACCTAGGAAGCTTCACCATACCATGCTCGTTGGGGAGTGACAAATTCGGCAAGGCCCTCTGCGATTCTGGTGCATCTATAAATCTAATGCCTCTGTCTGTATTCAAGAAACTAGAAGGTGAGATTGGAATGATCAAATCAATACCAGTGTCCCTACAACTGGCTGACCAGGCCACCATTTTACCTGAGGGAATCATTGAGGATATTCTAGTGCGGGTGGAAAAATTTGTGTTCCCCATAGACTTTATTGTGGTGGATATGGAGGTGAACAAGGAGGCGAATCCAAATCTAGGGAGGCCATTTTTATGTACAAGCAGAGCTATCCTTGATATCTATGAGGGGCAGCTTATACTCAGAGTGGGCAatgaaaaagtggtgttccagatgaagaggatgatgaaataCCCCAGTGATAAAGCGTTTGCCTACTCGTGCTTCAAGCTAGATGTTGTTGGGGAATTAGCTGAAAAATATAAGTTTGACAAGCTTATGAAGGATACTCTAGAGAGGTGTATTACTCAGTCTAGCACAATGGAGGATGAAAATCCTGAACTAAAGAAAGAGGTTGAAGCCCTTGAAACTGAGGATCAAGTGGTTGATGAGGAGGAACTAAAAGAGGAGGTTGTTAAGCCTAATGTGGAATTGAAAGTCTTCCCCACTTACTTGAAATATACTTTTCTTAAAACTAACAATTTTTttgtgattatttctgctgacttGACAGGTACACAGGAGCAAAAGCTGGTGGAGCTGCTGAAAAAGCACAAGAAGGCCATTGGCTGGAGTATAACTGATATTCAAGGAATCAGTCCAGccatttgcatgcacaaaattctaTTGAAAGAAAATAGCAAGCCAGTGGTGCAGCCCCAATGCAAGTTGAACAAAAATTTGGAGGAGCTAGTGCACAAAAAGATCATCATATTTCTAGATGCGGGAGTAATTTTCCCCATCTTTGATAGCCAGTGGATTAGTCCGGTGTAA
- the LOC104098880 gene encoding 26.5 kDa heat shock protein, mitochondrial, whose translation MALSRLALKNLQQKLGSCSSSLLNSSVNQRNLNNVQKQRWCSQLVRRFSTEAAGSKEKSETQEVAVSEGGKKPKLFPRRRRRGSGSLWRRNNSDFAPALWENLPSGLGNALLQATENINRILENLNLSPTQLMGRYKEDEKSYKIRYDLPGLSKEDVKITVENGVVTIKGEHKEEQEEGSDDEFWSSSRSYGYYNNSIVLPEDAKVHEIKAEMKDGVLTILIPKTEIPKKDVKEIQVM comes from the exons ATGGCTTTGTCACGTTTAGCTTTGAAGAATTTGCAGCAAAAGTTGGGTTCTTGCTCCTCCTCTCTGCTGAATTCAAGTGTTAACCAGAGGAACCTCAATAACGTACAGAAACAGAGATGGTGCTCTCAACTTGTACGACGCTTCTCCACCGAAGCTGCAGGTAGCAAAGAAAAATCCGAGACCCAAGAGGTTGCAGTCTCCGAAGGTGGCAAGAAACCAAAGCTATTTCCAAGGAGACGCCGCCGTGGCAGTGGCAGTCTTTGGAGGCGCAACAACTCTGACTTTGCACCTGCTCTTTGGG AAAATTTACCTTCAGGACTTGGAAATGCATTGTTGCAAGCCACAGAGAATATCAACAGGATATTGGAGAACCTGAATTTAAGCCCCACGCAACTAATGGGAAGATATAAGGAGGACGAAAAGAGCTACAAAATCCGGTACGATTTGCCAGGGCTAAGCAAGGAGGACGTGAAGATCACAGTGGAAAATGGAGTTGTAACAATAAAAGGTGAGCACAAGGAAGAACAAGAAGAAGGTTCAGATGACGAGTTCTGGTCATCGTCAAGAAGCTATGGATACTATAATAATAGCATTGTGCTACCTGAAGATGCTAAGGTTCACGAGATCAAGGCTGAAATGAAAGATGGTGTTTTGACAATCCTTATTCCTAAAACTGAGATACCTAAGAAAGATGTCAAGGAAATTCAAGTTATGTGA
- the LOC138903309 gene encoding uncharacterized protein: MKIDDLEQKNTTTTTENSQVSFDDEFVKDATVTVTHQQLLVLTGTNNFSLWYRSMRIALLGRYKLGIMDGRWKKERFPLNDSYSQARSQVLMMKLVPSVNQAYAMLVSDESQRVVAATVGILDPLSNLHIGHYESTFKFNLLSMSNIIKELWCLVAFYHDFCIFEDLFNGRVKVIGRDYRGLHILPSWISSTVNKQTVEVSLEATKNKDISTKETQTQFNKQVKCVRSDNEAKFVNSICDTLFKRLGIVHQRFCVYNPQDVSFIEDIFPFQQHYYKKQPLFLDTSSFSLPSPIEEWSAQDTLEVSSHNSDDLVGFSSPTNSDSSNVSELPAYEPTDTTVSPFSSPALRRSSRDKHPPLWIMEFVSINEIKYPRWVDAMKFEIVALEDNHTWDIIALLSRKKTIECKWVYMIKYKASGKIDRFKASSLYCCYPTLAYSSDGCVQFFPTGGIYDEIYMELSLGFAPRQRNAKLSKVVLHFGFTHSQYDHSLFINKRSGSDLMFFLVYFNDMMITGSRLLLITEAKIALQQTFKMKDLGELRYFLGIEFARSKKGILMYYRKYTLKFISDLGRGVAKATATPLEQMYCQASQKLAIKVSSFDTPVVSEPSDSATPSGSALPPAPSSSTILNDGAFVYLLLYVDDMLISAKDLIEIHNLKSQLKSEFEMKDLGAAKKILGMEIKRDRKANRLFLT; the protein is encoded by the exons ATGAAGATAGATGATTTAGAGCAAAAAAACACAACGACTACAACAGAAAATTCTCAGGTTTCATTTGATGATGAATTTGTAAAAGACGCCACAGTCACAGTTACTCACCAACAATTGTTGGTGCTAACTGGCACCAACAATTTCTCACTGTGGTATCGATCTATGCGAATTGCTCTGCTTGGCCGCTATAAGCTTGGAATTATGGATGGCAGATGGAAGAAGGAGCGATTTC cttTAAATGACTCCTACTCACAAGCTCGCAGTCAAGTTCTTATGATGAAACTAGTACCCTCTGTAAATCAAGCCTATGCTATGTTAGTCAGTGATGAGAGTCAAAGAGTTGTCGCAGCCACTGTTGGTATTTTAGATCCTCTATCTAATTTACACATTGGACACTATGAGTCAACT TTCAAGTTTAACTTGCTATCTATGTCAAATATTATCAAAGAGTTGTGGTGTTTAGTTGCCTTCTATCATGATTTTTGCATATTTGAGGATCTCTTCAATGGTAGGGTGAAGGTGATTGGTAGAGACTATAGAGGTCTACACATATTGCCTTCTTGGATTTCATCAACTGTCAATAAACAAACTGTAGAAGTTTCACTAGAAGCCACAAAGAATAAAGACATTTCTACTAAGGAGACACAA ACACAGTTTAACAAACAAGTTAAGTGTGTTAGATCTGATAATGAAGCTAAATTTGTTAACTCTATCTGTGATACACTATTTAAAAGACTTGGTATTGTTCATCAAAGATTTTGTGTTTATAATCCTCA AGATGTTTCATTTATAGAAGATATATTTCCATTTCAACAGCACTACTATAAGAAGCAACCATTATTTCTTGACACTTCTTCTTTCTCATTGCCATCTCCTATTGAGGAATGGTCTGCTCAAGATACTTTAGAAGTCTCTAGTCACAATTCTGATGATCTTGTGGGTTTTTCATCACCAACCAATAGTGATTCTTCTAATGTGAGTGAATTACCAGCTTATGAGCCAACAGATACTACAGTCTCTCCTTTTTCTTCTCCTGCTCTAAGAAGATCATCTAGGGACAAACATCCACCATTGTGGATAATGGAATTTGTCTCTATAAAT GAAATCAAATATCCTAGATGGGTAGATGCTATGAAGTTTGAGATTGTTGCATTAGAGGATAATCACACATGGGATATTATTGCTTTGCTTTCTAGGAAGAAAACCATTGAATGCAAATGGGTATACATGATTAAATACAAAGCTTCGGGTAAAATTGATAGGTTTAAAGCCAG TTCTCTCTATTGCTGCTATCCAACATTGGCATATTCATCAGATGGATGTGTCCAATTCTTTCCTACTGGTGGCATTTATGATGAGATTTACATGGAACTGTCTCTAGGATTT GCTCCTAGACAACGGAATGCAAAGTTGTCAAAGGTTGtgttgcattttggattcactcaTAGTCAGTATGATCACTCATTGTTCATAAATAAAAGGTCAGGAAGTGATCTAATGTTTTTTCTTGTATATTTTAATGACATGATGATTACTGGCAGTCGTCTATTATTGATCACAGAAGCAAAGATTGCTTTGCAGCAGACTTTCAAAATGAAGGACCTAGGAGAGTTAAGATACTTTCTAGGGATTGAATTTGCTAGGTCTAAGAAGGGAATCCTAATGTATTACAGAAAGTACACATTGAAATTTATCTCTGATCTAGGAAGAGGAGTTGCAAAGGCAACAGCTACACCACTTGAACAAAT GTATTGTCAAGCTAGTCAGAAGCTAGCCATTAAAGTCTCCAGCTTTGATACACCAGTAGTTTCTGAACCTTCAGATTCTGCCACTCCCAGTGGAAGTGCTCTGCCTCCAGCTCCTTCATCCTCCACGATC ttaaatgatggtgcATTTGTGTACTTATtactttatgttgatgacatgctcatttcAGCTAAGGATTTAatagaaattcacaatttgaaaagtcagctgaaaagtgaatttgagatgaaagatttgggggcagctaagaaaatccttggcatggagatcaaaagagatcgaaaagccaacaggctattcCTGACCTAG